A window of Polaromonas hydrogenivorans contains these coding sequences:
- a CDS encoding tryptophan--tRNA ligase: MNSTASPSPQRFLTGITTTGTPHLGNFVGSIRPSVAASRLPDVQSFYFLADYHALIKCDDPVRIQRSTLEIAASWLAAGLDPERVMFYRQSDISEITELTWLLTCVTGKGVLNRAHAYKASVDKNEAAGNDPDADVTAGLFMYPVLMGADILMFKAHKVPVGRDQIQHIEMARDMAQRFNHLYGEHLVLPEAQIEESVALLPGLDGRKMSKSYDNTIPLFTPREQLRKLIAGIVTDSRAPGEAKDTEGSALFQIYQAFASEPETAGLRQAYADGIGWGDAKQMLFERIDQEVAPMREQYQALISHPQKIEALLQAGAEKARAVATPFMGELRRAVGLRNLGSAAPAAAKGKAAKTAAPAFKQYREKDGRFYFKLLDAEAQLLLQSQGFDSPREAALVIGRLQKEGSAALAGLHDKLATVAGITENQLDSALKFFAPEAS, translated from the coding sequence ATGAATTCCACCGCTTCCCCATCGCCGCAGCGTTTCCTGACCGGCATCACCACCACCGGAACGCCGCATCTGGGCAACTTTGTCGGCTCCATCCGCCCTTCGGTGGCCGCCAGCCGCCTGCCCGACGTGCAGAGTTTTTATTTTCTGGCCGACTACCACGCCCTGATCAAATGCGATGACCCGGTGCGCATCCAGCGTTCGACGCTGGAAATCGCCGCCAGCTGGCTGGCCGCCGGACTGGACCCGGAGCGCGTCATGTTCTACCGCCAGTCCGACATTTCTGAAATCACCGAACTCACCTGGCTGCTGACCTGCGTGACCGGCAAGGGCGTGCTGAATCGCGCCCACGCCTACAAGGCTTCGGTCGATAAAAACGAAGCCGCCGGCAACGACCCGGACGCCGATGTCACTGCCGGCCTGTTCATGTACCCGGTGCTCATGGGTGCCGACATTCTGATGTTCAAGGCGCACAAGGTGCCGGTCGGGCGCGACCAGATCCAGCACATCGAGATGGCGCGCGACATGGCCCAGCGCTTCAACCACCTCTACGGCGAGCATCTGGTGCTGCCCGAAGCCCAGATCGAGGAATCCGTCGCCCTGCTGCCCGGCCTGGACGGGCGCAAGATGAGCAAGAGCTACGACAACACGATTCCGCTGTTCACCCCGCGCGAGCAGTTGCGCAAGCTGATCGCCGGCATCGTGACCGACTCGCGCGCGCCTGGCGAGGCCAAGGACACCGAAGGTTCGGCGCTGTTCCAGATTTATCAGGCCTTTGCCAGCGAGCCAGAAACCGCTGGTCTGCGCCAGGCCTATGCCGACGGCATTGGCTGGGGCGATGCCAAGCAGATGCTGTTCGAGCGCATCGACCAGGAAGTCGCGCCGATGCGCGAGCAGTACCAGGCGCTGATCAGCCATCCCCAAAAAATCGAAGCGCTGCTTCAGGCCGGCGCGGAAAAAGCACGGGCGGTGGCAACGCCGTTCATGGGCGAGCTGCGGCGCGCGGTGGGCCTGCGCAACCTGGGGTCTGCGGCCCCGGCTGCCGCCAAGGGCAAGGCGGCCAAAACGGCGGCTCCGGCCTTCAAGCAATACCGCGAAAAAGACGGCCGGTTTTATTTCAAGCTGCTCGATGCCGAAGCGCAGTTGCTGCTGCAAAGCCAGGGCTTCGATTCACCCCGGGAAGCTGCCCTCGTCATTGGCCGGTTGCAAAAAGAGGGTTCGGCCGCGCTGGCCGGCCTGCACGACAAATTGGCAACGGTTGCAGGAATCACCGAAAACCAGCTGGACAGCGCCTTGAAGTTTTTTGCACCGGAAGCATCCTGA
- a CDS encoding CsbD family protein, giving the protein MNTDQVKGALKEAAGKVQSKTGELIDSPEQQAKGMVKQVEGKTQKNLGDAKEVLKDAVDKI; this is encoded by the coding sequence ATGAACACCGATCAAGTCAAGGGCGCCCTCAAGGAAGCCGCAGGCAAGGTCCAGTCCAAGACTGGCGAGTTGATTGACAGCCCCGAACAGCAGGCCAAGGGCATGGTCAAGCAGGTCGAAGGCAAAACCCAGAAAAATCTGGGCGACGCCAAGGAAGTCCTGAAAGACGCTGTCGATAAAATCTAA